The Branchiostoma floridae strain S238N-H82 chromosome 8, Bfl_VNyyK, whole genome shotgun sequence genome has a segment encoding these proteins:
- the LOC118420670 gene encoding uncharacterized protein LOC118420670, which produces MATSAQIRAGKKRETLDTEDKTSILDSQTWQTVNSEVNLSFLLPLQLAGSIAAKDVFQQDATQGSLPTRHSTVSFLGDARAGKTSLEKHLLEKPFDPAEVATKGLEFDLVQTDVTKVGEGWQVADEGPYSRYNTGRAHYVALQILRELKSVVDPPKFLGPGIIALLNYALALALIAMMTVLSVGFQLGFGVALLLQIGIFKLIGQGYYASGIYATHVIVIHLAVDFFTRYGFLRSIFIAFGNEQSVGYPYIQYVMFVIVIVIVTFVVVLPWPVGGRRGIALAFCLMSAPTQLHFEDLASHFQLTVNAPSQSHTFLFVAAIFVGIVVSSSRRRISGLLVLLLTALAITNTADNGSESLDVMLSLVGGVSGGATGFITCDIMRRLCNFNRRGLQLEVLMGPIGFVYGIGLCWIYGWRMVLPSTWTDGYYIVPNIVAMFLIVQTERQRVYLASQEIKSYPALLVGRSIRTLNHVKDLPLKFTLIDFAGDTVYHCTHHLFLSNLTTHLIVFNMERLEQEPDYIRRIYYWVQSVIVHVQNPNPHIFIVGTHTNSLPVDRTKFLASKVSKALLSNENFTQSIVGKPGSKNDVVFCVENSISLWKDDQARLLRKAIMDVASSSLKSKKHVPIKWLKVSDFISKYKSSSTHTCLMDKRALLDKLRQEGVVQVEDEAEEFEEMLQFYDEIGEIKVMGDVVVLNLKALVQLVVELVELDCDDHELGIVHVSSFRRVWKFLTAESFFSTIALLERYDILCPISREQYLVPLLLKTINETTAKKVKQDTEETDHSASAFWDTSDSDTVIYFKFYRFYPEAIFLHLLARCLSISQKTHDLGRGADRDVYRDVGRFYQGHDFYYRLELVCQSVEQNMIQVTVKCAPDRGAHSLLSRLHKDLQQIRDREFPNLHYTLGLSCPACRLSNHERDERTPHILRIAGHDEELPRPGEKVTLMCRGKTFDLDLGGNEPSWDIARQLKTEESTKTPKQKGT; this is translated from the exons ATGGCCACCTCCGCCCAAATAAGAGCTGGAAAGAAGCGTGAGACTCTGGACACAGAAGACAA GACGTCTATTCTCGACAGTCAAACGTGGCAGACTGTAAACAGTGAAGTCAACCTGAGCTTTCTCCTGCCTCTTCAGCTGGCCGGTTCCATTGCTGCAAAGGACGTGTTCCAACAAGACGCCACCCAAGGCAGCTTACCGACACGACACAGCACCGTTTCGTTCCTCGGAGATGCCAGAGCTGGTAAGACAAGTCTGGAAAAACACCTGCTCGAGAAGCCATTTGACCCTGCTGAAGTAGCAACAAAAGGACTTGAGTTTGATTTGGTACAAACAGATGTGACGAAAGTCGGTGAAGGTTGGCAAGTTGCTGACGAAGGGCCTTACAGCAGATATAACACCGGCCGTGCTCATTATGTTGCCCTTCAGATTTTGAGAGAATTGAAGTCTGTGGTCGATCCTCCCAAATTTCTTGGTCCAGGAATCATTGCGTTGTTAAACTACGCTTTAGCTCTCGCACTCATTGCCATGATGACGGTTTTGTCAGTTGGTTTTCAGCTTGGGTTTGGTGTCGCACTTCTATTACAAATTGGCATTTTCAAGCTAATCGGCCAAGGTTACTATGCTTCAGGAATATATGCTACACATGTAATTGTGATACATCTCGCCGTTGACTTCTTTACAAGGTATGGCTTCCTTAGGAGTATTTTCATTGCGTTTGGGAATGAACAGTCGGTTGGATATCCCTATATTCAGTACGTTATGTTTGTAATTGTCATAGTTATAGTTACTTTCGTCGTTGTACTGCCATGGCCGGTGGGAGGAAGACGTGGCATTGCCCTGGCCTTTTGCCTCATGTCCGCTCCAACTCAATTGCATTTTGAGGACTTAGCTTCACATTTTCAGTTAACTGTAAATGCACCATCTCAGTCTCACACCTTTCTTTTCGTTGCCGCCATTTTTGTTGGCATCGTGGTATCATCCAGTAGACGCAGGATTTCGGGATTACTTGTCCTACTGTTAACAGCTTTAGCAATCACAAACACTGCAGACAATGGAAGTGAAAGTTTGGATGTCATGCTGAGTCTGGTTGGTGGTGTTTCAGGAGGAGCAACAGGGTTCATAACCTGTGACATCATGAGAAGACTGTGCAACTTCAACCGCCGCGGTCTTCAACTAGAGGTCTTGATGGGCCCAATAGGCTTTGTCTATGGTATTGGACTGTGTTGGATTTACGGTTGGCGGATGGTTTTGCCATCCACATGGACAGATGGATATTACATCGTTCCTAATATTGTTGCAATGTTCCTTATTGTACAAACAGAAAGGCAAAGGGTGTATTTGGCATCTCAAGAAATTAAGAGCTATCCTGCACTACTTGTTGGTAGGAGCATCAGAACCTTAAATCATGTCAAGGATTTGCCTCTCAAGTTCACCTTGATAGATTTTGCAGGAGATACTGTCTATCACTGCACACATCATCTGTTTTTATCGAATCTTACAACTCATTTGATTGTCTTCAACATGGAAAGATTAGAACAGGAGCCAGACTACATTAGGCGTATATACTATTGGGTCCAGTCTGTAATAGTCCACGTGCAAAACCCCAATCCTCACATCTTCATCGTtgggacacacacaaacagtttGCCGGTAGACAGAACAAAGTTTCTAGCAAGTAAGGTAAGCAAGGCATTGCTTAGTAATGAAAACTTTACCCAGTCTATTGTGGGGAAACCAGGCAGCAAAAATGATGTTGTGTTCTGTGTGGAAAACTCTATATCTCTTTGGAAAGATGATCAAGCTCGTCTCCTTCGAAAAGCCATCATGGATGTTGCCTCCTCGTcattaaaatccaagaaacacgTTCCTATCAAGTGGCTCAAAGTCAGTGATTTCATTAGCAAGTACAAATCCAGTTCTACACACACGTGCCTCATGGACAAACGTGCCTTGCTTGACAAGCTGAGACAGGAAGGTGTTGTTCAGGTAGAAGATGAGGCAGAAGAGTTTGAGGAGATGCTGCAGTTCTATGACGAAATCGGAGAGATCAAGGTCATGGGTGATGTTGTAGTCTTGAATCTGAAAGCTTTGGTTCAGCTTGTTGTAGAGCTTGTGGAGCTTGATTGTGATGATCATGAGCTTGGAATCGTCCATGTCAGTTCTTTCCGAAGAGTATGGAAATTCTTGACGGCAGAGAGTTTCTTTTCCACCATCGCGTTACTCGAAAGATATGACATTCTCTGTCCGATTTCACGAGAGCAGTATCTCGTACCCTTGCTTCTCAAAACAATTAATGAGACTACAGCCAAGAAAGTCAAGCAAGATACCGAGGAGACAGATCATTCTGCTTCAGCATTCTGGGACACCTCAGATTCGGACACGGTTATCTACTTCAAGTTTTACAGGTTCTACCCCGAGGCCATCTTTCTGCATCTGCTTGCCCGGTGTTTGTCAATATCACAGAAAACCCACGACCTTGGTCGCGGAGCAGACCGAGATGTCTACAGAGATGTGGGCAGATTCTACCAGGGACATGATTTCTACTACAGATTGGAGCTGGTGTGTCAATCTGTGGAGCAGAACATGATCCAGGTCACTGTCAAGTGTGCTCCAGACAGAGGTGCTCATTCTCTACTGTCCAGACTTCACAAGGACTTGCAGCAGATCCGAGACAGGGAGTTCCCTAACTTGCACTACACATTGGGGCTTTCGTGCCCAGCGTGCAGATTATCTAACCACGAAAGGGACGAAAGGACTCCACATATCCTGAGGATAGCAGGACATGACGAAGAGCTCCCACGACCCGGGGAGAAAGTTACCCTGATGTGCCGAGGTAAAACCTTTGATCTGGACCTTGGTGGAAAT GAACCATCTTGGGATATTGCCCGGCAGTTGAAGACAGAAGAGAGCACCAAAACGCCTAAACAGAAAGGTACGTAG